The following proteins are encoded in a genomic region of Dehalococcoidia bacterium:
- a CDS encoding cytochrome P450, protein MASQTLQEVNLLDLLAFEKGVPHHWFKVLRQEAPVYWHPDPETGDGFWVLTKYHDLVQVSMDTQTFSSAQGITLATLEFFPSQNLMMITTDPPRHTRLRRLVSHGFTPKMISLLEPDVRRMAGQLLDDAIEKGECDFVTAVAAELPLMVIARFLGVPQEDRHQIFRWSNQILGAGDPEYGGIDLQRPPETEEERQALIEHFRQVVAGAAMEMAAYLQRLEEERLRAPKDDLVSIYLHAQVDGEKLSMLERHAQFVLLAVAGNETTRNAISGGLLALLQHPDQLELLRQDPSLIPMAVEEILRYVSPVMYMRRTATKDAEIRGVTIKAGQRVTMWYVSANRDEEVFPEPDRFDVTRQPNDHVAFGAGGPHFCLGANLARLEIRVLLEELLARPYEVEVAGPVQRLRSNFINGIKHMPVRFRCRKVA, encoded by the coding sequence ATGGCTAGCCAGACGTTGCAAGAGGTCAATCTGCTGGACCTGTTGGCCTTCGAGAAGGGGGTCCCCCATCACTGGTTCAAGGTCTTGCGCCAAGAGGCACCTGTATACTGGCATCCCGACCCAGAGACGGGGGACGGGTTCTGGGTCCTCACCAAATACCACGACCTGGTGCAGGTGTCCATGGACACCCAGACCTTCTCCTCGGCTCAGGGCATAACCCTGGCCACCCTGGAGTTCTTCCCCAGCCAAAACCTGATGATGATCACCACTGACCCACCCCGTCACACCAGGCTGCGGCGTCTGGTGAGCCATGGTTTCACCCCCAAGATGATCTCCCTCCTGGAGCCCGATGTGCGCCGCATGGCTGGGCAGCTCCTAGATGACGCCATCGAAAAAGGGGAGTGTGACTTCGTCACCGCGGTGGCTGCCGAGCTGCCTCTTATGGTCATCGCCCGCTTTCTAGGCGTTCCTCAGGAGGACAGGCATCAGATCTTTCGCTGGAGCAACCAGATCTTGGGCGCCGGCGACCCCGAATACGGTGGCATCGACCTCCAACGCCCACCGGAGACGGAGGAGGAGAGGCAGGCCCTTATAGAGCACTTCCGGCAGGTGGTGGCTGGGGCGGCCATGGAGATGGCTGCCTATCTGCAGCGACTGGAGGAGGAACGCCTGCGGGCGCCCAAGGACGACCTGGTGAGCATTTACCTCCATGCCCAGGTGGACGGCGAGAAGCTATCCATGCTGGAGCGGCACGCCCAGTTCGTCCTCCTCGCCGTGGCCGGCAATGAGACCACCCGCAACGCCATCTCCGGTGGCCTCCTCGCCCTGTTGCAGCATCCAGACCAGCTGGAGCTGTTGCGCCAGGACCCATCCCTTATCCCCATGGCCGTGGAAGAGATACTGCGGTATGTCTCCCCCGTGATGTACATGCGCCGCACAGCCACTAAGGATGCAGAGATACGTGGGGTGACCATCAAGGCCGGCCAGCGCGTCACCATGTGGTATGTCTCGGCCAACCGGGATGAGGAGGTGTTCCCCGAGCCCGATAGGTTCGACGTGACACGCCAGCCCAACGATCACGTGGCCTTCGGCGCTGGTGGACCCCACTTCTGCCTGGGGGCCAATCTGGCGCGGCTGGAGATACGTGTCCTATTGGAGGAGCTGTTGGCGCGCCCCTACGAGGTGGAGGTGGCTGGGCCTGTGCAGAGGCTGCGCTCCAACTTCATCAACGGCATCAAGCACATGCCCGTGCGCTTTCGCTGCCGCAAGGTGGCATGA
- the ilvD gene encoding dihydroxy-acid dehydratase, translating to MAVRSDAVKRGPQWAPHRSMYRAMGLGDEDIYRPFVGVASSWNEATPCNIHLNRLAAAVKEGVRAAGGTPREFVTIAVSDGIAMGHAGMKASLVSREVIADSVELMMQAHQYDALVGIAGCDKSLPGMAMAMARLNLPSVFLYGGTILPGRYRGRDVTIQDMFEAVGAYTAGQLTEEELYELECVACPGEGSCAGMYTANTMATVMEALGLSLPGSASVPAPHRRRDEVARRSGEAVMRLLEMEIKPRDILTRRAFLNAIAVDAAVGGSTNAVLHLLALAHEAGVELSLDDFDRISRQTPHIADMRPGGRYVMADLDRVGGVPRVMKELLDAGLIDGDCLTVTGRTVRENLAQLRLPMDSPQDVVRPISDPIAPRGTICILRGNLAPEGAVVKTAGVRHLVHTGPARVFDSEEEAFQAISQRRIRAGDVVVIRYEGPKGGPGMREMLAVTAALVGQGLGEAVALITDGRFSGATRGLMVGHVSPEAMVGGPIALLQDGDEVTIDVERRLIEMKVSPEEMARRREAWVPPPPRYRWGAMAKYASLVGSAAQGAVCSPRWAER from the coding sequence ATGGCGGTGCGTAGCGATGCCGTCAAGAGGGGGCCCCAGTGGGCACCCCACCGCAGCATGTACCGGGCCATGGGCCTGGGGGACGAGGACATTTACCGCCCCTTCGTGGGGGTGGCCAGCTCCTGGAACGAGGCCACCCCTTGTAACATCCACTTGAACCGCCTGGCGGCTGCTGTTAAGGAGGGGGTAAGGGCTGCGGGGGGCACCCCTAGGGAGTTCGTCACCATCGCCGTATCCGATGGCATCGCCATGGGGCACGCAGGGATGAAGGCCTCCCTGGTGAGTCGGGAGGTCATTGCCGACAGCGTAGAGCTGATGATGCAGGCCCACCAGTACGACGCCCTGGTGGGCATCGCCGGTTGCGACAAGTCGTTGCCAGGGATGGCCATGGCCATGGCCCGCCTCAACCTCCCCTCCGTCTTCCTCTACGGTGGCACCATTCTCCCTGGGCGCTACCGGGGGCGGGACGTCACCATCCAAGACATGTTCGAGGCGGTGGGGGCTTACACGGCGGGCCAGCTCACGGAAGAAGAGCTTTACGAGTTGGAGTGCGTAGCTTGCCCTGGGGAAGGTTCCTGCGCAGGCATGTACACGGCCAACACCATGGCCACCGTCATGGAGGCCCTGGGCCTATCCCTGCCAGGCAGCGCCTCGGTGCCCGCCCCGCATCGACGGCGGGACGAGGTGGCGCGCAGGAGTGGGGAGGCCGTCATGCGCCTGCTGGAGATGGAGATAAAGCCACGGGACATCCTCACCCGCCGCGCCTTCCTCAACGCCATCGCCGTGGATGCCGCTGTGGGCGGATCCACCAACGCCGTCCTTCACCTCCTGGCCCTGGCCCACGAGGCAGGGGTGGAGCTGAGCCTGGACGATTTCGACCGCATCAGTCGCCAGACCCCCCATATCGCCGATATGCGCCCCGGTGGCCGCTACGTGATGGCCGATCTAGACCGGGTGGGCGGCGTGCCGCGGGTGATGAAAGAGCTGCTGGACGCCGGGCTCATCGACGGCGACTGCCTGACGGTGACGGGGCGGACGGTGCGGGAGAACCTGGCCCAGCTGCGCCTGCCCATGGATTCCCCGCAAGACGTGGTACGCCCCATATCGGACCCCATCGCCCCCCGGGGGACCATATGTATCCTGCGGGGCAACCTGGCGCCGGAGGGGGCGGTGGTGAAGACGGCCGGCGTACGCCACCTGGTGCACACCGGGCCCGCTCGCGTGTTCGATTCGGAGGAGGAGGCCTTCCAGGCCATATCCCAGCGGCGGATCCGGGCTGGGGACGTGGTGGTCATCCGATACGAGGGTCCCAAAGGGGGACCTGGCATGAGGGAGATGCTGGCCGTCACCGCTGCCCTGGTGGGCCAGGGGCTGGGGGAGGCGGTGGCCCTCATCACCGACGGACGCTTCTCAGGGGCCACCCGCGGCCTCATGGTAGGCCACGTCTCCCCAGAGGCCATGGTAGGAGGGCCCATCGCCCTCCTCCAGGACGGAGATGAGGTCACCATTGACGTGGAACGGCGGCTAATAGAGATGAAGGTGAGCCCTGAGGAGATGGCGCGCCGGCGAGAGGCGTGGGTGCCGCCGCCCCCTCGCTATCGCTGGGGGGCCATGGCCAAGTACGCATCGCTAGTGGGGTCGGCTGCCCAGGGCGCTGTCTGCTCCCCACGTTGGGCGGAAAGATAG
- the ilvB gene encoding biosynthetic-type acetolactate synthase large subunit: MEMTGAEMVLEALAREGVEVIFGLPGGANLPIYDTLPKFYPKIRHYLVRHEQGAAHAADAYARVTGKVGVCMATSGPGATNLVTGIANAWMDSVPIVAITGCVIRPLIGRDAFQEADITGITIPITKHNYLVLSANDIPRVIREAFYIARTGRPGPVLIDIPRDVQQERGQFYWPERVELRGYRPPIYPDPDAVEKAAQLIYESERPLILAGHGVIIAQAFYELQELAEKANIPVITTLLGISGFPPDHPLYLGMPGMHGMHWNNLAISESDLLVAIGMRFDDRVTGRLKDFAPKAKVIHVEVDPAEVGKNVRPTVALLGDARICLQQLNRLVQRRERPDWFARLDELKREYPSTVYPEDTEEILPQYVIDSIYRVSGGDAYFVTGVGQHQMWAAQYFWSKKPNSWITSGGLGTMGFEVPAAVGVQIAKPGELVWAICGDGGFQMTMEELGVVSEYNLPIKFAIINNGHHGMVRQWQSLFYRGNLVASPLKNPDFVKIAEAYGILGLRATRREEVVPVLERALEHQGPVIIDFHVKQDENCFPMVPPGASLQETIGLPKEYVELVHKRQTMEVRR; this comes from the coding sequence ATGGAGATGACGGGAGCGGAAATGGTGTTGGAGGCCCTGGCACGGGAAGGGGTGGAAGTGATATTTGGCCTTCCCGGCGGCGCCAACTTGCCCATCTACGATACCCTTCCCAAGTTCTACCCTAAGATCCGCCATTACCTGGTTCGCCACGAGCAGGGGGCAGCCCACGCCGCCGACGCCTACGCCCGCGTCACCGGCAAGGTGGGGGTGTGCATGGCCACCTCCGGGCCTGGGGCCACCAACTTGGTGACGGGCATCGCCAACGCCTGGATGGACTCGGTGCCCATAGTGGCCATCACCGGCTGCGTCATCCGTCCCCTCATCGGGCGGGATGCCTTCCAAGAGGCGGACATCACGGGTATCACCATCCCCATCACCAAGCACAACTACCTGGTGCTAAGCGCCAACGACATCCCACGCGTCATCCGGGAGGCGTTCTATATCGCCCGCACGGGGCGGCCAGGGCCGGTGCTCATCGACATCCCGCGCGACGTGCAACAAGAACGGGGCCAGTTCTACTGGCCGGAGAGGGTGGAGCTGCGGGGTTACCGTCCTCCCATCTATCCCGACCCCGATGCCGTGGAGAAGGCGGCCCAACTCATCTACGAGTCCGAGCGCCCCCTCATCCTGGCTGGGCACGGGGTCATCATCGCCCAGGCCTTCTATGAGCTGCAAGAGCTGGCGGAGAAGGCCAACATCCCTGTCATCACCACCCTCTTGGGCATAAGCGGCTTCCCGCCTGATCACCCCTTGTATCTGGGCATGCCGGGGATGCATGGCATGCACTGGAACAACTTGGCCATCTCGGAGTCCGACCTGCTGGTGGCCATCGGCATGAGGTTCGATGACCGGGTGACGGGGCGGCTCAAGGACTTCGCCCCCAAGGCCAAAGTCATCCACGTGGAGGTGGACCCGGCAGAGGTGGGCAAGAACGTGCGCCCCACGGTGGCCCTCCTGGGCGATGCCCGCATCTGCCTGCAGCAGCTCAACCGCCTCGTCCAGCGCCGGGAGCGCCCCGACTGGTTTGCTCGGTTGGACGAGCTGAAACGGGAGTATCCCTCCACCGTCTATCCTGAGGACACAGAGGAGATATTGCCCCAGTATGTCATCGACTCCATCTACCGCGTCAGCGGCGGCGACGCCTACTTCGTGACCGGCGTAGGGCAGCACCAGATGTGGGCGGCTCAGTACTTCTGGTCCAAGAAGCCCAACTCCTGGATCACTTCGGGCGGCCTGGGCACCATGGGCTTCGAGGTGCCGGCGGCGGTGGGCGTCCAGATAGCCAAGCCCGGGGAGCTGGTGTGGGCCATCTGCGGCGATGGCGGCTTTCAGATGACCATGGAGGAGCTGGGGGTGGTCTCAGAATACAACCTTCCCATCAAGTTCGCCATCATCAACAATGGCCACCACGGCATGGTGCGCCAGTGGCAGAGCCTCTTTTACCGCGGCAACCTGGTGGCCAGCCCCCTAAAGAACCCCGACTTTGTGAAGATCGCCGAGGCCTATGGCATCCTGGGCCTGCGGGCCACCCGCCGTGAGGAGGTGGTGCCCGTCTTGGAGCGGGCCCTGGAGCACCAGGGGCCGGTGATCATCGACTTCCACGTGAAGCAGGACGAGAACTGCTTCCCCATGGTGCCCCCGGGGGCGTCCCTACAGGAGACCATCGGCCTGCCCAAGGAGTACGTGGAGCTGGTGCACAAGCGCCAGACCATGGAGGTGAGGAGATGA
- the ilvN gene encoding acetolactate synthase small subunit has protein sequence MSNGRGNGRRFHTIIALVEDRPGVLNRIASKWRQRGFNIESLAVGHSETPGLSRMTLVVDASHDAEQVVKQLDKLIDVVDIRDVSDEDIVAREMALIKVRCDAGNRSHIIEVVDIFRANIIDVSPESVIVEVTGDEGKIDAIFELLRPYGVIEMVRTGRVAMLRGSAASHPPLHEEYDRYPGQETW, from the coding sequence ATGAGCAACGGCAGGGGCAACGGCCGACGCTTCCACACCATCATCGCTCTAGTAGAAGACCGGCCGGGGGTCCTCAACCGCATCGCCTCCAAGTGGCGGCAACGCGGGTTCAACATCGAGAGCCTGGCCGTGGGCCACTCCGAGACACCCGGGCTCTCCCGTATGACCTTGGTGGTGGATGCTAGCCACGACGCCGAGCAGGTGGTTAAGCAGCTGGATAAACTCATCGACGTGGTGGACATACGCGACGTCTCCGATGAGGACATCGTGGCCCGCGAGATGGCCCTCATAAAGGTGCGGTGCGATGCCGGCAACCGCAGCCACATCATCGAGGTGGTGGACATCTTCCGGGCCAACATCATCGACGTCTCTCCGGAGTCGGTCATCGTGGAGGTGACGGGGGACGAGGGGAAGATCGACGCCATCTTTGAGCTCCTGCGCCCCTACGGGGTCATCGAGATGGTGCGCACAGGGAGGGTGGCCATGCTGCGGGGCTCCGCAGCCTCCCACCCCCCCCTGCACGAGGAGTACGATCGCTATCCAGGCCAGGAGACATGGTAG
- the ilvC gene encoding ketol-acid reductoisomerase: MAKVYYDQDADLGLLQGKAIAVVGFGSQGHAHALNLRDTGLDVTVALYAGSPSWGRAEEAGLRVTTVAEAAQKADIIVMLAPDQAQRHIYEESIRPHLRAGQMLMFAHGFNIHYHQILPPPEVDVTMVAPKGPGHRLRELFVQGLGTPALLAVHQDASGNAKALALAYAKGIGCTRAGVIETTFAEETETDLFGEQVVLCGGVSALIKAAFETLVEAGYQPEVAYFECLHELKLIVDLIYEGGLSYMRYSVSDTAEYGDYTRGPRVIDEHVRQTMKKILEEVRSGEFAREWILENQAGRPVFLAMRQRDAQHPIEQVGRQLRSMMPWLKGTR; encoded by the coding sequence ATGGCCAAGGTCTACTACGACCAGGACGCTGACCTGGGGCTGCTGCAGGGCAAGGCCATCGCTGTAGTGGGGTTCGGCTCCCAGGGCCATGCCCACGCCCTTAACCTGCGCGACACGGGCCTGGACGTGACGGTAGCCCTGTACGCGGGGTCCCCATCCTGGGGCAGGGCGGAGGAGGCGGGCCTGCGGGTGACCACGGTGGCGGAGGCCGCCCAGAAAGCGGACATCATCGTCATGCTGGCCCCCGACCAGGCCCAGCGCCACATCTATGAGGAGTCCATCCGGCCCCATCTACGGGCAGGCCAGATGCTCATGTTTGCTCACGGCTTCAACATCCACTATCACCAGATCCTGCCGCCCCCGGAGGTGGACGTGACCATGGTGGCCCCCAAGGGCCCCGGTCACCGACTGCGGGAGCTGTTCGTCCAGGGGCTGGGGACGCCTGCCCTCTTGGCTGTCCACCAAGACGCCTCTGGCAACGCCAAGGCCCTGGCCCTGGCCTACGCCAAGGGCATCGGCTGCACCCGCGCAGGCGTCATCGAGACCACCTTCGCCGAGGAGACGGAGACAGACCTGTTCGGTGAACAGGTGGTGTTGTGCGGAGGAGTCAGTGCCCTCATCAAGGCAGCCTTCGAGACCCTGGTGGAGGCCGGCTATCAGCCGGAGGTGGCCTATTTCGAGTGCCTACACGAGCTGAAGCTCATCGTGGACCTCATATATGAGGGGGGGCTCTCCTACATGCGCTACTCCGTCTCCGATACCGCTGAGTACGGGGACTACACCCGTGGCCCTCGCGTCATCGATGAGCATGTGCGCCAGACGATGAAGAAGATCCTGGAGGAGGTGCGCAGCGGCGAGTTCGCCCGGGAGTGGATATTGGAGAACCAGGCGGGTCGGCCAGTGTTCTTGGCCATGCGCCAACGCGACGCCCAGCACCCCATCGAGCAGGTGGGGCGGCAGCTGCGCAGCATGATGCCCTGGCTTAAGGGCACCAGATAG
- a CDS encoding ferritin-like domain-containing protein has translation MGRPKASQEFIDMLNEALAEEMASIFQYMWDHILARGMESLAIAEKFKELAMTEMRHAYMLAERIDLLGGVPTTQVAPIKIGGDLRQMVEDNLQLEYEAIDMYRRLIKQAEKEEDPASRRLLEEILKDTEEHARDLEALLGK, from the coding sequence ATGGGCAGGCCCAAGGCGAGCCAAGAGTTCATCGATATGCTCAACGAGGCCCTGGCGGAGGAGATGGCATCCATCTTCCAGTACATGTGGGACCACATCCTGGCGCGGGGCATGGAGAGCTTGGCCATTGCCGAGAAGTTCAAGGAGCTGGCCATGACGGAGATGCGCCACGCCTACATGCTGGCGGAGCGCATCGACCTGTTGGGCGGGGTCCCCACCACCCAGGTGGCCCCCATAAAGATCGGCGGCGACCTGCGCCAGATGGTGGAGGACAACCTCCAGCTGGAATACGAGGCCATCGATATGTACCGCCGCCTCATCAAGCAGGCGGAGAAGGAAGAAGACCCAGCTAGCCGCCGCCTGCTGGAGGAGATCCTCAAGGACACCGAGGAACACGCTCGCGACCTGGAGGCCCTTCTGGGGAAGTGA
- a CDS encoding 2-isopropylmalate synthase — protein MSEDRVYIFDTTLRDGEQTPGVALGVEEKLEIARALERMRVDIIEAGFAASSPGDFEAVSRIAKEVRGAVIATLCRAVPEDIDIGWEAIKEAESPRLHVFISSSDIHIMHMLEKDREHVLEMARTMVARAAKYCPDVEFSPQDATRSEPEYVFRMLKEVIDAGATTVNIPDTVGYAIPEEFAAFIKAIQENVPNIHRARISVHCHNDLGLAVANSLAAIRAGARQVEVCVNGIGERGGNAALEEVVMALKTRKDLFGLTVGLDTTQIYSVSRLVSQLTGVPVQPNKAIVGANAFRHQSGIHQHGIVKLRETYEIIDPREIGLPRGGIIVLNKNSGRHGLRARLRELGYEMTEEELDHVFRAFKELADKKGEIDDRDLEMLVKEERRATVEVYKLDLLQVSCGNRLVPTATVRLIGPQGEVLQTTATGTGPVDASFQAINRLVGLPNRLVEYEVKNVTEGIDAQGEVTVRIEVDGRTFVGIGSDTDIVVASAKALMDALNRALTRTPRSEQTWANP, from the coding sequence ATGTCTGAGGACCGCGTATACATATTTGATACGACCCTGCGGGACGGGGAGCAGACCCCCGGTGTGGCCCTGGGCGTGGAGGAGAAGCTGGAGATCGCCCGCGCCCTGGAGAGGATGCGGGTGGACATCATCGAGGCCGGCTTCGCCGCCTCCTCCCCAGGCGACTTCGAGGCAGTGAGCCGCATCGCCAAGGAGGTGCGGGGGGCGGTCATTGCCACCCTCTGCCGGGCAGTCCCCGAGGACATCGACATAGGCTGGGAGGCCATCAAGGAGGCCGAGAGCCCACGCCTGCACGTCTTCATCTCCAGCTCCGATATCCACATCATGCACATGCTGGAGAAGGATAGGGAGCATGTGCTGGAGATGGCCCGCACCATGGTGGCGCGGGCGGCCAAGTACTGCCCCGACGTGGAGTTCTCGCCTCAGGACGCCACCCGCTCTGAGCCGGAATACGTCTTCCGCATGCTCAAGGAGGTCATCGACGCCGGGGCCACCACCGTGAATATCCCCGATACCGTGGGCTACGCCATCCCGGAGGAGTTCGCTGCCTTCATCAAGGCCATCCAGGAGAACGTACCCAACATCCACCGCGCCCGTATATCAGTCCACTGCCACAATGACTTGGGCCTAGCGGTGGCCAACTCCTTGGCGGCCATCAGGGCCGGGGCGCGGCAGGTGGAGGTGTGCGTCAACGGCATCGGCGAGCGTGGGGGCAACGCCGCTCTAGAGGAGGTAGTGATGGCCCTCAAGACGCGCAAGGACCTGTTCGGCCTCACAGTGGGGCTGGACACCACCCAGATCTACTCGGTGAGCCGCCTTGTCTCCCAGCTGACGGGGGTGCCGGTGCAGCCCAATAAGGCGATTGTGGGCGCTAACGCCTTCCGCCACCAATCGGGCATTCACCAGCACGGCATAGTTAAGCTGCGGGAGACATATGAGATCATAGACCCGCGGGAGATCGGCCTGCCCCGGGGCGGGATCATCGTCCTCAACAAGAACTCGGGCCGTCACGGCCTGCGCGCCCGCCTGCGGGAGCTGGGCTATGAGATGACGGAGGAAGAGCTGGACCACGTCTTTCGGGCCTTCAAGGAGCTGGCCGACAAGAAGGGCGAGATCGACGACCGTGACCTGGAGATGCTGGTAAAGGAGGAAAGGCGGGCCACTGTGGAGGTCTACAAGTTGGACCTCCTGCAGGTCTCCTGCGGCAACCGTCTGGTGCCCACGGCCACCGTCCGCCTCATCGGCCCCCAGGGGGAGGTGTTGCAGACCACGGCCACCGGCACCGGCCCTGTGGACGCCTCCTTCCAGGCCATCAACCGCCTGGTGGGGCTCCCCAACCGCCTGGTGGAGTATGAGGTCAAGAACGTCACTGAGGGGATCGACGCCCAAGGGGAGGTGACGGTGCGCATAGAGGTGGACGGGCGCACCTTCGTGGGTATCGGGTCCGACACCGATATCGTGGTGGCCTCGGCCAAGGCCCTCATGGACGCCCTCAACCGCGCCCTAACGCGCACGCCTCGTAGCGAGCAGACATGGGCCAATCCGTGA
- the leuC gene encoding 3-isopropylmalate dehydratase large subunit — protein MTAKTIFEKIWEAHVVHEEDGEALLYVDFHLVHEVTSPQAFDGLRLAGRRVRQPQLTLATCDHNVPTWPGRLPITDEISRRQIEALERNCQEFGITYFGLFSPNQGIVHVIGPELGITQPGMVIVCGDSHTSTHGAFGALAMGIGTSQVEHVLATQTIRMKRPKTMEVRVEGQLPRGVTAKDVILGIIGRIGVDGGVGHVIEYTGSAIRSLSMEGRMTICNMSIEAGARAGIIAPDEVTFAYLEGRPYAPKGKAWEDALEYWQSLPTDPGARYDKVVVIDASTLEPYVTWGTNPGQVAPVTGRVPDPSSFPTEAEREAASRALQYMGLEPGTPIQDIWVDRVFIGSCTNARIEDLRAAAQVVRGKKVHPRVRAMVVPGSTQVRLQAEREGLDKIFKEAGFEWREAGCSMCLGMNPDILQPGERCASTSNRNFEGRQGRGGRTHLVSPQMAAAAAIAGHFVDIRKWDWEE, from the coding sequence ATGACCGCTAAGACCATCTTCGAAAAGATCTGGGAGGCCCACGTGGTGCATGAGGAGGATGGGGAGGCCCTCCTCTATGTCGATTTCCACCTGGTGCACGAGGTGACCTCCCCTCAGGCCTTCGATGGCCTGCGGCTGGCTGGGAGACGGGTGCGGCAGCCGCAGCTCACCCTGGCCACCTGCGACCATAACGTCCCCACCTGGCCTGGCCGGCTGCCCATCACCGACGAGATATCACGGCGCCAGATAGAGGCCTTGGAACGCAACTGCCAGGAGTTCGGCATCACTTACTTTGGCCTCTTCTCTCCCAACCAGGGCATCGTTCACGTCATCGGGCCGGAGTTAGGCATCACCCAGCCAGGGATGGTCATCGTCTGTGGCGATTCTCATACTTCCACCCACGGGGCCTTTGGCGCCCTGGCCATGGGCATCGGCACCTCGCAGGTGGAGCACGTTTTGGCCACCCAGACCATAAGGATGAAGCGCCCTAAGACCATGGAGGTGCGGGTGGAGGGCCAGCTGCCCCGGGGGGTCACGGCCAAGGACGTCATTTTGGGCATCATCGGCCGTATTGGCGTGGACGGCGGTGTGGGGCACGTCATCGAATATACAGGCAGCGCCATACGCTCCCTCTCCATGGAGGGGCGCATGACCATCTGCAACATGAGCATCGAGGCCGGGGCCAGGGCGGGCATCATCGCTCCCGATGAGGTCACCTTCGCCTACCTAGAAGGGAGACCCTACGCCCCCAAGGGCAAGGCGTGGGAGGATGCCCTGGAGTACTGGCAATCCCTGCCCACCGACCCAGGCGCCCGCTACGACAAGGTGGTGGTGATAGATGCTTCCACCTTGGAGCCCTACGTCACATGGGGCACCAACCCTGGGCAGGTGGCGCCGGTGACGGGCCGTGTGCCCGACCCTTCCTCCTTCCCCACGGAGGCGGAGAGGGAGGCTGCCAGCCGGGCCCTCCAATATATGGGTCTGGAGCCGGGAACCCCCATCCAGGACATATGGGTGGACAGGGTCTTCATCGGCTCCTGCACCAACGCCCGCATCGAGGACCTGCGGGCGGCCGCCCAGGTGGTCCGTGGCAAAAAGGTGCACCCGCGGGTGCGGGCCATGGTGGTGCCCGGATCCACCCAGGTGCGCCTCCAGGCCGAGAGGGAGGGGCTGGACAAGATCTTTAAGGAGGCCGGGTTCGAGTGGCGAGAGGCGGGCTGCTCCATGTGCCTGGGCATGAACCCCGATATCCTTCAGCCCGGGGAGCGGTGCGCCTCCACCTCCAACCGCAACTTCGAGGGTCGCCAGGGGCGCGGGGGCCGCACCCACCTGGTGAGCCCACAGATGGCCGCCGCCGCTGCCATCGCTGGCCACTTCGTTGACATAAGAAAATGGGACTGGGAGGAATAG
- the leuD gene encoding 3-isopropylmalate dehydratase small subunit — translation MEPFRVHRGIVAPLDRANVDTDQIMPKQFLKRIERTGFGEFVFYDWRWRPDGTPEPQFVLNRPEYAGATILATGRNFGCGSSREHAVWGLMEFGFRAIVAPSFADIFYVNAVQNGLLPAVVDEEVAQEVIHRALARPGYALTVDLERQLLYDDEGLEAPFHIEPGARMRLLNGWDDIALTLRHEDKIRAYEERRPYWMPRLS, via the coding sequence ATGGAGCCCTTCCGGGTGCATCGAGGCATCGTCGCCCCCTTGGACAGGGCCAACGTGGACACCGACCAGATCATGCCCAAGCAGTTCCTGAAGCGCATCGAGCGCACAGGCTTTGGTGAGTTCGTCTTCTATGATTGGCGATGGCGTCCCGACGGCACACCCGAGCCCCAGTTCGTCCTCAACCGGCCGGAGTACGCTGGTGCTACCATCCTGGCCACGGGCCGCAACTTCGGGTGTGGCTCCTCGCGGGAGCACGCTGTTTGGGGGCTTATGGAGTTTGGGTTCCGGGCCATCGTCGCCCCCTCATTCGCCGACATCTTCTACGTCAATGCTGTCCAGAACGGCCTCCTGCCTGCGGTGGTGGACGAAGAGGTGGCCCAGGAGGTCATCCATAGGGCCCTGGCCCGTCCAGGCTATGCCCTCACCGTCGACCTGGAGCGCCAGCTCCTGTACGACGATGAGGGTCTAGAGGCGCCCTTCCACATCGAGCCGGGGGCTAGGATGCGCCTCCTCAACGGTTGGGATGACATCGCCCTCACCCTGCGGCACGAGGACAAGATCCGGGCCTATGAGGAGCGGCGTCCCTATTGGATGCCGCGCTTGTCATAA